A single Candidatus Latescibacterota bacterium DNA region contains:
- a CDS encoding trypsin-like peptidase domain-containing protein: MRSFESKWSKFFPVIVGLMFGLSISLLVITITLLTRVSKDDDFLPESSGNIVTGGTGIFSGEAIVAARYRVSPAVVSVTAYRTQTVYANQASDQWFQLFRGRSPRLTRQKYPSYGSGVIVNPDGYILTNEHVVRNAEEIFVTMKDSTEVVAILVGSTPEFDIALLKIEGRKLPYAPFGDSDRIEIGEPVIAIGSPFTYLFNDNQATVTAGVISALHRDVKQGSRSVQIFKDMIQTDAVINPGNSGGPLVSSEGLVVGINTFIFSSSSGSSNIGMGFAIPVNTARMVMEELRQYGRFRSVWTGLVIRELTPVIVQELNIPFTTGLVVTQLEQGGPGEAAGIQVGDVIIEINGTTILGAPQAEREIFGLQVGDSLDIVLWRNGSTISVQLHLVEAQDRA, from the coding sequence GTGAGGTCTTTCGAATCTAAATGGTCGAAGTTCTTTCCGGTGATCGTGGGGTTGATGTTCGGCCTTTCGATATCCCTGCTTGTAATCACGATCACCCTGTTGACAAGGGTTTCGAAGGACGATGATTTCCTGCCCGAGTCGTCAGGCAATATCGTTACGGGCGGTACAGGGATATTCAGTGGAGAGGCCATTGTCGCCGCCAGGTACAGGGTCAGCCCTGCAGTCGTCTCAGTCACCGCCTACAGGACCCAGACGGTATATGCCAACCAGGCCTCGGACCAGTGGTTTCAGTTGTTCAGGGGCAGAAGTCCCCGGCTGACCAGACAGAAATATCCGAGTTACGGTTCCGGTGTCATCGTCAATCCCGACGGCTATATCCTCACCAACGAGCACGTGGTCCGCAACGCGGAAGAAATTTTTGTTACGATGAAGGACAGTACCGAGGTAGTCGCCATCCTCGTCGGGTCGACTCCTGAATTCGATATTGCTCTTCTCAAGATCGAGGGCAGAAAACTTCCATATGCTCCGTTCGGAGATTCCGACAGGATCGAGATCGGCGAGCCGGTGATCGCCATCGGAAGTCCTTTTACATATCTGTTCAATGACAATCAGGCGACGGTGACTGCCGGAGTGATCAGCGCCCTGCACAGGGACGTGAAGCAGGGATCGAGATCGGTGCAGATATTCAAGGATATGATACAGACCGACGCGGTGATCAATCCCGGAAACAGTGGTGGGCCTTTGGTCTCAAGCGAAGGGCTCGTCGTCGGTATAAATACATTCATCTTTTCCTCGAGCAGTGGCAGCAGCAATATCGGGATGGGTTTCGCCATTCCGGTAAACACCGCGAGGATGGTGATGGAGGAACTGAGGCAGTACGGCAGGTTCAGATCCGTCTGGACCGGCCTTGTAATAAGAGAGCTCACTCCGGTTATCGTACAGGAGCTGAACATTCCCTTCACAACGGGTCTTGTAGTTACCCAACTGGAGCAGGGGGGGCCGGGAGAGGCGGCCGGCATCCAGGTCGGAGACGTGATTATCGAGATAAACGGAACGACTATTCTCGGAGCGCCACAGGCCGAAAGAGAGATATTCGGACTGCAGGTGGGTGATTCCCTGGACATCGTCCTGTGGCGAAATGGAAGTACTATCAGTGTACAGCTGCATCTCGTGGAGGCCCAGGATCGGGCCTGA
- a CDS encoding T9SS type A sorting domain-containing protein: MKNAVVFILSILIVVTINSISASAQWTDDGTAVCTEDFNQYDPSICSDGVGGAIIVWSDERTGYAGKNIYAQRITAAGELFWTAGGVLVCDSEGLRYSPVALPDGMGGAVVCWMDTRSGVEEFAQVYAQRIGPDGNMLWTAGGILISGMVDEDLSPGFAVGPDGSSYFSWLEEVPSLYWVVMAQRISAEGSNLWASTGTVVCDSLDYPFDTEIVQGLNGGAVVAWSMASYATPGGVIRAQRLDADGVPLWTENGIKTHEESSRNPELYLAAGTDGGVFLVWRSFILLGPPTDSKVDLELDVQYIDSLGVVRSDPGYEFVGYSYNYLGIPDMMVTGDNELVLVWDEELSGAQRVFAQKIDEYCHLQWNPTGVPVCQEISDQLEPVITGDGTDGFIVVWTDMRNGYIDIFAQKVDMDGDLAWGIVGMPVTTEVNVQDAPVVTWDMTGGAIIAWTDKREIIQTDIYCGKIGADGGMVPALLQTWSVLPEGRAVTLEWTLQSISRGMEFLVERAVVRSGDEAFSNDASDDDASPDWIKVMSGMIEPAGNTYDFKDLDVHAGQVYLYQVSLVEKDGNTLLFESGAVRLPDAKVSLAQNRPNPFNPSTVISYYLPIPAKVTLDIYDAAGRHIDRIVDGAQAAGPYKAVWNGTSTNATPVSSGVYFYYLRAGKESLRKKMVLLR; the protein is encoded by the coding sequence ATGAAAAATGCAGTGGTTTTCATTCTGTCCATTCTGATTGTTGTGACTATTAATTCAATTTCGGCCAGTGCTCAGTGGACTGACGATGGAACGGCAGTTTGTACGGAAGATTTCAACCAGTACGATCCCTCCATCTGCTCCGATGGAGTGGGAGGTGCAATAATCGTCTGGTCGGATGAGAGAACGGGGTATGCCGGAAAAAATATATATGCTCAGAGGATAACAGCGGCTGGTGAGCTTTTCTGGACCGCAGGGGGAGTACTGGTCTGCGACTCTGAGGGATTACGATACAGTCCTGTAGCATTGCCTGATGGTATGGGTGGAGCGGTCGTCTGCTGGATGGATACGAGGTCGGGTGTCGAGGAATTTGCACAGGTCTATGCCCAGAGGATCGGTCCGGACGGGAACATGCTTTGGACTGCCGGGGGGATCCTGATCAGCGGCATGGTCGATGAGGATCTCAGCCCCGGGTTCGCCGTCGGCCCGGACGGTTCATCCTATTTCTCCTGGCTGGAAGAGGTCCCTTCGCTGTACTGGGTGGTAATGGCACAGAGAATCTCTGCTGAGGGTTCAAATCTCTGGGCTAGTACGGGCACTGTCGTATGCGATTCTCTTGATTATCCATTCGATACAGAAATCGTCCAGGGTCTGAACGGGGGGGCTGTCGTTGCCTGGAGTATGGCCAGCTATGCTACTCCGGGAGGTGTGATCCGTGCGCAGCGTCTTGATGCCGACGGGGTCCCACTATGGACTGAGAATGGTATCAAGACTCACGAGGAATCAAGCAGGAACCCTGAACTCTACCTTGCCGCGGGAACCGACGGCGGAGTGTTTCTGGTCTGGCGTTCGTTTATCCTTCTCGGCCCGCCTACCGATTCGAAAGTCGACCTTGAACTGGATGTACAGTATATCGATTCTCTGGGGGTGGTGAGATCAGATCCGGGCTACGAATTTGTGGGGTATAGTTACAACTACCTTGGCATCCCCGATATGATGGTGACCGGTGATAACGAACTGGTCCTGGTATGGGATGAGGAGCTCAGCGGGGCACAGAGAGTATTCGCGCAGAAAATAGATGAGTACTGTCACTTGCAGTGGAATCCCACTGGAGTACCGGTCTGCCAGGAGATCAGTGATCAGCTCGAACCTGTGATCACAGGGGATGGGACGGACGGTTTCATAGTCGTCTGGACCGATATGAGGAACGGCTACATAGATATATTCGCTCAGAAGGTGGATATGGACGGAGACCTGGCTTGGGGAATAGTGGGAATGCCGGTGACGACAGAAGTCAATGTCCAGGACGCTCCGGTGGTCACCTGGGACATGACGGGTGGGGCGATAATTGCCTGGACAGACAAGAGGGAGATCATTCAGACAGATATCTACTGTGGAAAGATCGGCGCAGATGGAGGGATGGTTCCCGCGCTGCTTCAGACCTGGAGCGTATTGCCAGAAGGAAGGGCAGTCACTCTCGAATGGACTCTTCAGTCGATTTCACGCGGAATGGAATTTCTTGTCGAACGAGCGGTGGTCAGATCTGGTGATGAAGCTTTCAGTAATGATGCATCTGATGATGATGCTTCCCCGGACTGGATAAAAGTCATGTCAGGGATGATCGAACCTGCCGGCAACACTTACGATTTCAAAGACCTCGATGTTCATGCGGGGCAGGTATACCTGTATCAGGTTTCTCTGGTCGAGAAGGATGGGAACACGCTTCTTTTCGAATCAGGAGCGGTGCGGCTGCCTGATGCGAAAGTCTCGCTGGCCCAGAATCGCCCGAACCCGTTCAACCCATCAACGGTCATATCATACTATCTTCCAATCCCGGCAAAGGTGACTCTCGATATCTACGATGCTGCCGGGCGCCACATCGACAGGATAGTCGACGGGGCTCAGGCCGCCGGACCATACAAGGCTGTCTGGAACGGAACGTCAACAAACGCGACACCAGTTTCTTCAGGCGTATACTTCTACTACCTGCGTGCCGGCAAGGAATCGCTGAGAAAAAAAATGGTATTGCTCAGGTAA
- the truA gene encoding tRNA pseudouridine(38-40) synthase TruA — protein sequence MKNFKLTIEYDGTGYHGWQIQPDRKTVQGQLYRAFHEIAGEDVKITGAGRTDAGVHAVGQVASVRLETKHGPTVLRKALTAKLPRDILVRHVEKVPLSFSARFDATSRSYNYIFITRKTALWKRYYHYVRTDLDKGAMRTAMATLRGEKDFASFASSSDIKSTRCYMMKADLLENGPLLTISLTADHFLYNMVRTIAGVILDVGMGKDIDMDELIEARDRQAAGRTLPPNGLYLMGVTY from the coding sequence ATGAAAAATTTCAAGCTGACCATAGAGTACGATGGCACGGGTTATCACGGGTGGCAGATTCAGCCTGACAGAAAAACCGTGCAGGGACAGCTGTACCGCGCTTTCCACGAGATAGCCGGCGAAGATGTGAAGATAACTGGCGCGGGCAGGACAGACGCGGGAGTACACGCCGTGGGGCAGGTGGCAAGCGTCCGCCTGGAGACGAAGCATGGTCCCACCGTACTCCGCAAGGCTCTGACAGCAAAGCTGCCGAGGGATATCCTGGTGAGACATGTGGAAAAAGTGCCTCTGTCTTTCAGCGCGCGTTTCGACGCCACGAGCAGAAGTTACAACTATATATTCATCACCCGAAAGACCGCCCTGTGGAAGAGATATTACCATTACGTAAGAACTGATCTGGACAAGGGCGCGATGCGGACCGCCATGGCGACACTCAGGGGCGAGAAAGATTTTGCATCCTTTGCCTCTTCAAGCGATATCAAGTCGACCCGGTGCTACATGATGAAGGCCGATCTTCTTGAGAACGGCCCTCTGCTGACTATATCGCTGACCGCCGATCATTTCCTCTATAATATGGTCCGGACGATTGCTGGTGTGATCCTCGATGTGGGAATGGGAAAGGATATCGATATGGACGAGTTGATCGAGGCCAGGGACAGGCAGGCTGCGGGCAGGACATTGCCACCGAACGGACTCTATCTTATGGGCGTAACTTATTAA
- the fsa gene encoding fructose-6-phosphate aldolase, translated as MKFFIDTANVDEIREASKMGLLDGVTTNPTLLSREDGNFREVLKEICSIVEGPVSAEVVSLEADGMFAEGKELCKLADNIIIKVPCTMEGVKAIGMFSAEGIQTNATLCFSANQGLLVAKAGATYVSPFVGRLDDIGQPGMDLIADMVEIYGNFAFATEIIVASIRSVQHVYESALLGADVATIPFKVIAQLIKHPLTDKGIDSFLADWEKVKK; from the coding sequence ATGAAATTTTTTATCGATACCGCGAATGTGGACGAGATCAGGGAAGCTTCGAAAATGGGGCTGCTCGATGGTGTAACTACCAATCCTACACTGCTTTCCAGGGAAGATGGTAATTTCAGAGAGGTCCTGAAGGAGATCTGCTCGATTGTGGAGGGTCCGGTAAGTGCCGAGGTAGTCTCGCTCGAAGCGGACGGTATGTTCGCCGAGGGAAAAGAGCTTTGCAAGCTGGCAGATAATATCATCATCAAGGTCCCCTGTACGATGGAGGGGGTCAAAGCGATCGGTATGTTCAGTGCCGAGGGAATACAGACCAACGCCACACTCTGTTTTTCGGCAAATCAGGGGTTGCTCGTAGCGAAGGCCGGAGCTACCTATGTGAGCCCGTTCGTCGGCAGGCTGGACGATATCGGACAGCCGGGCATGGATCTGATCGCCGACATGGTGGAGATCTACGGTAATTTCGCTTTTGCTACCGAGATCATCGTAGCCAGCATCAGAAGCGTACAGCATGTATATGAATCGGCTCTTCTCGGTGCGGACGTGGCGACGATCCCTTTCAAGGTGATCGCGCAGCTGATCAAACATCCACTTACGGATAAGGGTATCGACAGTTTTCTTGCTGACTGGGAAAAGGTGAAGAAGTAG
- a CDS encoding HEAT repeat domain-containing protein codes for MRVPVKGADMSMIMIESTLKKTIAVSLAVAFIIPIAAMEVRSDSKYASVLDNKLGRAKMISLAVMEQAGDLGEGIRGLIIDPDPLIRLRCAEVLGRVDDPLGTIYYLSRLCTDEDPDVQNAAVFSLGLAGHRKSTEQMTLESINGVLKSAPLEIKITALRALGLTKLRSASELIVPYLRNFNSSLRVEAVMALSVLGDSSSAEACLISIHDPAPLVVASAVYAMGRLGYCRANDEIIALLMNEDESVRIA; via the coding sequence ATGAGGGTACCCGTAAAAGGAGCAGACATGTCTATGATAATGATTGAGTCAACGTTAAAGAAAACAATCGCCGTATCGCTTGCTGTAGCGTTCATCATCCCCATCGCTGCCATGGAAGTCAGATCTGATTCGAAATATGCGAGCGTCCTCGATAACAAGCTGGGCCGGGCGAAGATGATTTCGCTTGCGGTCATGGAACAGGCTGGAGACCTCGGAGAAGGTATACGGGGACTCATCATAGATCCAGACCCGTTGATAAGGTTGCGGTGCGCAGAGGTCCTCGGGCGAGTGGACGACCCCCTTGGAACAATCTACTACCTGTCCAGATTATGTACAGATGAGGATCCCGATGTACAGAATGCCGCTGTATTCTCCCTTGGACTGGCCGGACACAGAAAATCGACCGAACAGATGACCCTCGAATCGATAAACGGTGTCCTGAAGTCCGCCCCTCTGGAAATCAAGATAACTGCGCTGCGGGCTCTGGGCCTTACGAAACTCCGATCGGCATCCGAATTGATCGTTCCTTACCTCAGGAATTTCAACTCATCCCTGCGGGTAGAGGCAGTAATGGCCCTCAGTGTCCTGGGCGATTCATCGTCCGCGGAAGCATGTCTGATATCGATTCATGACCCAGCGCCACTTGTAGTGGCTTCAGCTGTCTATGCCATGGGCCGCCTTGGCTACTGCAGAGCCAACGACGAGATCATAGCCCTGCTGATGAACGAAGATGAGTCGGTCCGCATAGC
- a CDS encoding C69 family dipeptidase: MRRFLAVFFVSLPVLLFSLSNVFSCTNLLVTRGASADGSVMITYTCDGEFHPILRMSLAEDHGPDDVFELRDWSGNVKGKVKQPAHTYAVTGLMNEHQLVIGETTFTGREELIYKQGGIHYWWLMRLALQRAKTAREAIEVIGALVEEYGYASEGESFSIGDKDEAWIMEIIGKGPDTKGANWVAMRIPDGYICAHANKARIGEFPLDDKKNCLYSSDVIDFAVEKGYYDPDSGEPFRFHEAYCPATPQKLRYCATRVWSLFRRAAPSNELPADYHRGVKGARPYPLWIKPDKKLAREDVFALMRDHYEGTDYDMTKGVDAGPFGTPNRWRPMNWEIDGGDFTWERPISTQQTGFSFVSQSRRDLPDAIGGILWYGVDDTYFTVYVPFYACNQRIPRTFRYGNMAEFDWDSAWWVFNFVANYANLRYSYMKEDIQAVQNELEDYLSMMQPAVEKTARDLYKKDPKLAADYLTSFTDASSHNVVERYRTLAHDLIRKYNDGYIQSEPGRAREEGYSEEWLRNVIQLRPDQFILGRWDADSLETDLPY, encoded by the coding sequence ATGCGAAGATTTCTGGCCGTTTTTTTTGTAAGTCTGCCTGTTCTGCTGTTCTCGTTATCAAATGTGTTTTCATGCACGAACCTTCTTGTTACCAGAGGTGCGTCCGCTGACGGGTCGGTGATGATCACCTATACCTGTGATGGGGAATTTCATCCGATACTGAGGATGTCGCTCGCCGAGGACCACGGACCGGATGACGTTTTCGAGCTCAGGGACTGGTCGGGTAATGTGAAGGGGAAAGTGAAGCAGCCTGCACATACATATGCGGTGACAGGCCTGATGAACGAGCATCAGCTCGTTATCGGTGAAACGACATTTACCGGCCGGGAGGAACTGATATACAAGCAGGGGGGAATACATTACTGGTGGCTCATGCGCCTTGCTCTTCAGAGGGCGAAGACAGCGCGAGAAGCTATTGAGGTGATAGGCGCGCTGGTGGAGGAATATGGATACGCCAGTGAGGGAGAGTCATTTTCGATAGGTGACAAGGACGAAGCCTGGATCATGGAGATAATCGGAAAGGGGCCTGACACCAAGGGCGCGAACTGGGTGGCGATGAGGATTCCGGACGGTTACATCTGTGCCCACGCGAACAAGGCGAGGATCGGAGAATTTCCCCTGGACGATAAAAAGAACTGTCTGTACTCATCGGACGTCATTGATTTTGCCGTAGAGAAGGGATATTACGATCCAGATTCGGGAGAACCGTTCAGGTTTCACGAAGCCTACTGTCCTGCCACGCCGCAGAAGCTGCGATACTGCGCTACCCGCGTGTGGAGCCTCTTTCGGCGAGCCGCTCCTTCGAATGAACTTCCGGCCGACTACCACAGGGGAGTCAAAGGAGCCAGGCCATATCCACTCTGGATCAAACCGGATAAAAAACTGGCCAGGGAGGATGTCTTTGCTCTGATGCGCGACCATTACGAAGGCACCGATTACGATATGACAAAGGGTGTCGACGCTGGGCCGTTCGGAACGCCTAACCGGTGGCGCCCGATGAACTGGGAGATCGATGGGGGCGACTTCACATGGGAGAGACCGATATCGACCCAGCAGACGGGATTCTCTTTCGTGTCCCAGTCCCGTCGCGATCTACCCGACGCTATCGGTGGCATTCTCTGGTATGGAGTGGACGACACATACTTCACCGTATACGTACCATTCTACGCCTGCAATCAAAGGATCCCGAGGACCTTCCGATACGGAAACATGGCCGAGTTCGATTGGGATTCTGCCTGGTGGGTCTTCAACTTTGTCGCGAACTACGCCAATCTCAGGTACAGCTATATGAAGGAAGACATCCAGGCTGTTCAGAATGAGCTGGAGGATTATCTCAGTATGATGCAGCCTGCCGTGGAGAAGACTGCGCGCGATCTGTACAAAAAAGATCCGAAGCTCGCTGCCGATTACCTGACTTCATTCACCGATGCCTCGTCGCATAATGTGGTCGAGAGGTACAGGACGCTTGCCCATGACCTTATAAGGAAATACAATGATGGCTATATCCAGTCGGAGCCCGGCAGGGCGCGCGAAGAGGGGTACAGCGAGGAATGGTTGAGGAATGTCATCCAGCTCAGGCCGGATCAGTTCATTCTGGGCAGGTGGGATGCGGACTCGCTGGAGACCGATCTGCCTTACTAG